The following DNA comes from Camelina sativa cultivar DH55 chromosome 14, Cs, whole genome shotgun sequence.
CATTATCATTGACATTCCGGTTATGGGTAACCGAGACACTTTATTGTTGAAATCGATGGTGTATGTTTACAGCTGGAAGTTAAGGACNNNNNNNNNNNNNNNNNNNNNNNNNNNNNNNNNNNNNNNNNNNNNNNNNNNNNNNNNNNNNNNNNNNNNNNNNNNNNNNNNNNNNNNNNNNNNNNNNNNNNNNNNNNNNNNNNNNNNNNNNNNNNNNNNNNNNNNNNNNNNNNNNNNNNNNNNNNNNNNNNNNNNNNNNNNNNNNNNNNNNNNNNNNNNNNNNNNNNNNNNNNNNNNNNNNNNNNNNNNNNNNNNNNNNNNNNNNNNNNNNNNNNNNNNNNNNNNNNNNNNNNNNNNNNNNNNNNNNNNNNNNNNNNNNNNNNNNNNNNNNNNNNNNNNNNNNNNNNNNNNNNNNNNNNNNNNNNNNNNNNNNNNNNNNNNNNNATATTAGGTTATTATTTTGAGACAAAATagtattgtataattttttttttcaaaatgattGCGGTGCAATTCGATGGTATTATGCTAGAACATTGAAAAAGAAATACATAGTCATGTTTGGAAGAAAAGATAACATctttgatttgggctatggTTTGTGTTAATAttcttttgaatatatagaCATAAATTAACGTTCAAATTCCAGAGATGACAATCGAATACtcatataaagtttttaaagtatttaaatCAGTAAAATGATATGTTTAGGGAAAAGGTAATAACACATTTGAAAGAAACGTACATATGAAGTTAAATAACATGGatagaaatgataaaaaaaagtttagacaaaGAATATTGCGGAGATAGGAGGTGAGGGTGTGAAATCACCTAAACCAAAGAAGGGGGCGGGCAATTCTGCGGAGATAAACAAAGGTATGATGGAGGATGTGGATCCACCTGATACTATCCCATGAACGGAACATCTCGATCACCACAAGGGACGGTTAGTATTTGCGTATGCCGTCGACTGGAAATGCCCCTTTCTCCAGGTTTTCATCTTCCCCTAAGAATTTGGACTGTCCCCTTTGTTATTCCCTATATTCTCAGTATAACAATTCCAATCTTACCAATTCATGCTCACCTGCGTTATCTACGGAGCAATGTATTTGTAAGCCGAGATCCTTTAGTCATTATCATTGACATTCCGGTTATGGGTAACCGAGACACTTTATTGTTGAAATCGATGGTGTATGTTTACAGCTGGAAGTTAAGGACATTAGTGAAGTTTGTACTAGCCGCTTGCCATTGTTGGTCTAATGGGTCAATGGCGTTTGCTCATCTTTCGGAAAAGATCGATTTGGAAGCAATTCAAGATCGAATGGTCCTCGTGCAAGAAGATTGCGAATTTGCGGACGCGGGCTTTCTAGCTCGTCCTGCACGCCCTTCCCACCGCAGGGTTTTGGTAGGTATCATACCGCCGGGGCAAGTAGGGTGTAGTGGTCTCTCTGAACCTTTGATTAGGACTTGGAGTTGCCACGTAAAAAAGATAGTGGTCTTGTTTGACCCAAATATCTTTATGACTGAATGTTTCTTTCTTGAGAAATCACTCCCTACCCTTTAGATTTCGTTAATCCCTTATCTTTGGCATTATCTTAGCCATTCTAGTTGTTGTATTTTGGTCCGGGTTCTACAAGCTGTTCTACGAACACCTTCCCGCGatctgtttttattttccttgtatgTTTATCCATGTAAGTTTAATGATGGTTGTAAAACTATCCCTAAAAGGAGAGTTACTCAatcatgatttaatataatGGGTTAtggttgggaaaaaaaaaagaaaaaaaaatatatatatatatatatatataaaatagtagtagtaatacatattttctttttggtgtaaacgaaaataagaataaaaatataaattcgaAGATGAGTAAACAGTCGATTCGACCATCACTGCGTGGTTTAGCTGCAGCTCTCGGAACTAGGTCCCACCATTCCTAATAGGATCTGACGTGGATCCTCGATCCCTCCCTCTTCCCTTTTAAAGGACCCGGAACACACTCAAATTTACGACAACTGCCACCACCAAACACCAAGTACTGCACTGTATATAACGTTGTCAGTGGGAAGGGTAGTTTcgtcaaaaccaaaaaaccacTTTCCGGTTTTCGTGAAAAACCCGTCTCCAGCCGCTGCATCCATCCTCCCATTCTCCATtatgctctctctttctcaccgCAAACATATAATATTAGCAGTAACGTATTATTATAAGTATATGTAACTCAGTTTTGGTCTGTGCATCGAGTTAACACAGGCAATGCTCGtgtctccctctctctctctctctctctctctctctctctctctctctctctctctcttatatatatgtttttagattCTCTTTTTTATCTGTTGGAACTGGGGAGCTCTCTGTGTTAGCTAAAATCGGTGATCTCGAGAAGCTTTTATTGAATccctttttctttcatttcgtGAGTTTCCTAAATCAAGATTCGacttttattgattttctatgatgatgatgtaacgtttcttctcattctctttgcaTGTATTGATCTggctttcttctcttctgatctctgttttccttttttcttcccaagcgaaaaaaattaaaaaaggtttcatgttttggattgGCGTTACACTATCTATTATCTGGTCGACCATATATGATTggttggttgtttgttttgtgcGTTAAACGTGATTTGAGGTCATGGTTATCACGGCATTGGTACTTGTGGAATCTACTTATTATGTCTTCAAAAGTTTGATTCTTTTcagaatacttttttttttggagtggaagcatttaaaagaaagaaagaaagaaagaaagtagTGTTCCTTTTTGGTTCTTAAGATTAGATGGTGACAACAAAAAgttgatatataaatattggcATTTTCCATGTGATCTTAGAATGcattttcttttgtgttgtagGAATGGCTTCAAATTCGGCTGTTGATATAATAGAGACATCTTCCAAGGTTCATTTCTCTGGCTTTCATCGAATGGATGGTTTAGTTTCGATTATATCAGATCAGTTGGCTGAGGAAGAGGAACATGGCCAACCTTTTGTGATCGGTGAGAGATGCTGGCAGATTTTTATCTAACTTAAACTGGTTTGAAGATGGTTAGAATCAGACAATGTTAAATAGGATGTTGTTGTCTTTTCAGGAGTTGCTGGAGGAGCAGCATCCGGTAAAACTACTGTTTGCGATATGATTATGCAGCAACTACATGATCAGAGAGCTGTTGTTGTAAATCAGGTACTCGAATGTGATCTATATCGATTTCTGGCTTTTTAGTTCTGAATTCTGATGAGTGACTACAAGTGGCTGTTAGTCGAATATATAATGCATTGAGgctgatcatttttttttttttgcaggattCTTTCTACCATAATGTAAATGAAGAGGAGCTTGCAAGAGTTCATGATTACAATTTTGACCATCCTGGTTAGTAAGTCTCTGTATAgccaaaaactaattaatggCTCTCTTGATCTAATGCAGACTGCTGTTCTGTGTCGCTTACCCTTTTAAATATCTGAATTTATGCTTGTACATATGAATCTTGCTCCTTGTCTTGTAGACGCTTTCGATACTGAGCAATTATTGTCTTCCATGGAGAAGTTAAGAAAAGGACAAGCAGTAGATATTCCCAActatgactttaaaagttacaAGAACAATGTTTTTCCACCTAGAAGGGTAAGGAGCTTCTTAGAATCATTTCTTTCTTGTCACATAGTCACTTGGTATATATGTGTGCTGGTTCTGAATTCTGACATTTGAAGTTTGCTTCTTATTTCTGAAGATCAAACTCATGATGAAGTGATTAGCTCTCTTTTTAAGACACATAAACTTGTTCATCATTTGCAGGTAAACCCTTCTGATGTTATAATTCTGGAAGGGATACTCATTTTCCATGACCCTCGGGTGCGAGATTTGATGAACATGAAGATATTTGTAGATGCAGGTCTTTCTCTTACCGAACCCGCTACACTTATTTAGCCAAATCCATAGCAAATATGAGACGCTGCACTTGTGTATTACACATGTAAcaagtgtatatataaacatgatGGTAATAAATTTGGTTTCTTGTTCTACATCATGGTGTTATTTATGCAGATGCTGATGTGCGTTTAGCTAGAAGGATTAAACGCGATACTGTTGAGAAGGGCAGAGATATTGCCACTGTTCTTGACCAGGTTTGTGTCGCTTTATGCAAAGAACCTTCgttaatatcaaattatttatgttttgcgCTGATTCttcatttatgttttgatttgtgaAACTTCTAATGCAGTACTCTAAGTTTGTGAAGCCAGCATTTGAGGATTTCATACTACCAACAAAGAAATACGCAGATATAATAATTCCCCGAGGAGGTGATAACCATGTTGCTATTGATTTGATTGTGCAACACATCCACACGAAGCTCGGTCAACATGACCTCTGTAAAATCTATCCAAAtctttatgttattcaatcaactTTTCAGGTTTTTACTTATTGTCCTTCTTCTCGTCTAATCAACACTAATCAATTCTTGTTTAATGACTAGAACGACTGATCCTTTAGCCGTTGGTTACAGATACGTGGGATGCACACTCTAATCCGAGACTCTAAAACAACAAAGCATGACTTCATCTTCTACTCCGATCGATTGATTCGTTTGGTGGGTGCtaaattagttttttgtttCGTATTATTTCACCATGTTTGCTTTATTAATGTCCTCTGGCCAGGTGGTTGAGCACGGCCTCGGGCACCTTCCCTTTACAGAAAAGCAAGTGGTCACTCCCACAGGTTAGCTAATGACAAAGATTATATCTTACTGCAATCTTGCAGCAGAAATCTCCAACCAGAGTGAGATAATAAACTCATTTTCTTTGGCTTGTAAATGTAGGATCTGTGTATTCTGGTGTGGACTTCTGTAAGAGGCTGTGTGGCGTCTCAGTTATCAGAAGGTACAGCTCAAACACTTGACACCGGGTTGTTGTTGTGGTCAAGAAGACCCATATAACGATTCTGTCTTTGAACACAGCGGCGAGAGTATGGAGAATGCTCTAAGAGCATGCTGCAAAGGAATCAAAATTGGAAAGGTTCTAATTCACAGAGAAGGGGACAACGGTCAACAGGTTTGTAActtgtttgtgttttctctctgtttcatcaCATGGTCCTAATTACTTTTGTGGCAACCACCAGCTTATCTACGAGAAGCTACCCTCAGACATTTCGGAAAGGCATGTGCTTTTGCTAGACCCAATCCTGGGGACAGGTCTGTGTTCTGTGAACTCTGTACTACTACTGGTGGTGAGCAAAAGACAAGATATAATAGGAAGATAACAAgagcatgtttttttttttttgtttacaggaAACTCGGCAGTTCAAGCGATAAGACTGCTCATAAGCAAAGGCGTGCCTGAATCCAACATCATATTTCTCAATCTCATATCAGTAAGTTTGAAATGCAAAAGCGTTGTGGCTTCCTTCTCTCTCTACATAGcttaatttgttgaaaaaaagaaataaaacggTATGGGGGGTTGTTGTGTGTGGGTTCAGGCACCTCAAGGAGTAAATGTGGTGTGCAAAAAGTTCCCAAGGATAAAGATTGTGACTTCTGAGATAGACATCGGTTTGAATGATGAATTCCGAGTTGTTCCCGGTATGGGGGAGTTTGGAGACCGCTATTTTGGGACGGATGATGAGTGAAACTGTGAGAGAGCTTTTTTGCCCTCCTCTGAAAATTTTGATaagtttatttttggttttcaaatatGTTATACGGATTTCATAAGATCACACATATACATAGTATACcaacaaacaaattttccaaCTCAGTTGAAATTTCCAAGTAATGTATACACAGTTTTTGGGTCCAATCATATCCatgtgtgtgtgtctctctctctctaagtttCAGAGTCCAAAAGTAAACTGAATGATTCAATTTAATTGATAAAGTGTTACATGAAAATGACTTATAGTAGAACAACCACTTAGCACTACTTCCTAAAAAAACTGCAACTTATTCAACTACTTCGTTAACAACGGAAGACTCAATCCTACAACTTAGACCAATTCAAACTTAACaataaaacacttaaaactTGATAAAACTTCATATTCTTCAATCCCTCCCTTAAATTGGAAATACTTTGTTTCTAGTTTACACCTCCTTCACGCCAACTCCCATCATTCCTTTGAGCTTCTCGAAGACTTCCAATTTCACCGGCTTGGTCATTATATCTGATAGTTGTTCTTCTGTGCAACAAAACTCCAGCTCAATCACCCCTTCGTTCACAAGATCTCTAAGAAAATGGTACCTCACATCAATGTGTTTGCTTCTCCCATGTAGAACTGGATTCTTGGATAGCTTTATGGTAGAACTGTTGTCACAAAACAGAGTTGTTCCATTTCCTTGATCAAAACCAATTTCTGTTAACACATTCCTCAACCACATTGCTTGACACGACCCATGAGCTGCTGCAACAAACTCAGCCTCTGTTGTCGAGAGTGTGACAATTGGTTGTTTCTTAGAAGACCATGACACTGCACCATTTCCCAGCATGAACAAATACCCAGAAGTGCTTCTTCTATCGTTCTCATCTCTTGCATAATCACTATCAACATACCCTACTAGcttatcttcttcaccaaaaccACGCTTATACTGAATACCAAAATCAGTAGTACCTTGAATGTATCTCAAGATCCTTTTTGCAGCTAGCATATGTGCTTCAGCTGGATTCTCCATGAATTTGCTCACCAAGTTGATAGAGAAAATAAGATCAGGTCTTGTAGCAGTTAGATACCTCAAACTTCCAACAAGCTGCTTGTAGGATCCTGAGTCTACTGCTTGTCCAGCTCCTTCCTTTGTCAACTTGCTTCCTGTAACAGTAGGATTCACCACTGAGTTGCAGTTTTCCATACTGAACCTCTTCAATGTTTCCATCGNTCAGGCACCTCAAGGAGTAAATGTGGTGTGCAAAAAGTTCCCAAGGATAAAGATTGTGACTTCTGAGATAGACATCGGTTTGAATGATGAATTCCGAGTTGTTCCCGGTATGGGGGAGTTTGGAGACCGCTATTTTGGGACGGATGATGAGTGAAACTGTGAGAGAGCTTTTTTGCCCTCCTCTGAAAATTTTGATaagtttatttttggttttcaaatatGTTATACGGATTTCATAAGATCACACATATACATAGTATACcaacaaacaaattttccaaCTCAGTTGAAATTTCCAAGTAATGTATACACAGTTTTTGGGTCCAATCATATCCatgtgtgtgtgtctctctctctctaagtttCAGAGTCCAAAAGTAAACTGAATGATTCAATTTAATTGATAAAGTGTTACATGAAAATGACTTATAGTAGAACAACCACTTAGCACTACTTCCTAAAAAAACTGCAACTTATTCAACTACTTCGTTAACAACGGAAGACTCAATCCTACAACTTAGACCAATTCAAACTTAACaataaaacacttaaaactTGATAAAACTTCATATTCTTCAATCCCTCCCTTAAATTGGAAATACTTTGTTTCTAGTTTACACCTCCTTCACGCCAACTCCCATCATTCCTTTGAGCTTCTCGAAGACTTCCAATTTCACCGGCTTGGTCATTATATCTGATAGTTGTTCTTCTGTGCAACAAAACTCCAGCTCAATCACCCCTTCGTTCACAAGATCTCTAAGAAAATGGTACCTCACATCAATGTGTTTGCTTCTCCCATGTAGAACTGGATTCTTGGATAGCTTTATGGTAGAACTGTTGTCACAAAACAGAGTTGTTCCATTTCCTTGATCAAAACCAATTTCTGTTAACACATTCCTCAACCACATTGCTTGACACGACCCATGAGCTGCTGCAACAAACTCAGCCTCTGTTGTCGAGAGTGTGACAATTGGTTGTTTCTTAGAAGACCATGACACTGCACCATTTCCCAGCATGAACAAATACCCAGAAGTGCTTCTTCTATCGTTCTCATCTCTTGCATAATCACTATCAACATACCCTACTAGcttatcttcttcaccaaaaccACGCTTATACTGAATACCAAAATCAGTAGTACCTTGAATGTATCTCAAGATCCTTTTTGCAGCTAGCATATGTGCTTCAACTGGATTCTCCATGAATTTGCTCACCAAGTTGATAGAGAAAATAAGATCAGGTCTTGTAGCAGTTAGATACCTCAAACTTCCAACAAGCTGCTTGTAGGATCCTGAGTCTACTGCTTGTCCAGCTCCTTCCTTTGTCAACTTGCTTCCTGTAACAGTAGGATTCACCACTGAGTTGCAGTTTTCCATACTGAACCTCTTCAATGTTTCCATCGTATACTTCCTCTGACTGATGAAGATTCCTTGCTCATCTTGAATTACTTCTAcccccaaaaaatatttcatcattccCAGATCAGTCATTGAGAATTCCGTCATCATGGAGGCCTTAAAACATGCAAGCATCGATTCAGAATTGCTTGTGTAgataagatcatcaacatataagcTGATGATCAAAACATTTACTCCCTCAGCTTTGACAAAAAGCGTGTGCTCACAGTAGCATTTCTTAAACCCTTCTCTGATGAAATAGCTCTCAATTCTGCTGTACCACGCCCTTTGAGCTTGTCTTAGGCCATACAATGCCTTTCTCAGCTTATAAACTTTCTTGCTATCTCCTCCCTTTAACTCAAATCCTTTGGGCTGCTCCACATATACATTTTCTTTGAGTTCACCATGCAAGAATGCACTCTTCACATCAAGCTGCAGGACTCTCCACCCCTTTTGTGCTGCCAATGCAAGAATTAATCTGATTGTATCCCACCTTGCTACTGGTGCAAAGACTTCATGAAAGTCTACTCCTTGTGTCTGATGAAAACCCTTAGCCACCAACCTTGCCTTGAACTTATCAACTTCTCCCTTCTCATTTAGCTTGGTTTTATAGACCCATTTGACTCCTATCACCTTTGTTCCCTCAGGTAACTCAACCAGCTCCCATGTATGATTTTCTTCTATAGATTTAATCTCAGCTTCCATCGCCTTTCTCCATGTATCATGTTTGATGGCTTCCTCAAACATTTGTGGATCATCTTCTCCAACATAAAATGCTACCAGCTCTTCACCATCTATTGACATGAACAAACTCATACCTTTACATTCGTAGTCTTTCATCCACACTGGTTTTTGAAGAGTTCTTCCAGCTCCACTTTTTTTAACTGCagcctctctttcttttccagTAGCTATCTCAGATTGTGACTCAGTGACTGGTCCTTCTATCTCTTGCTCATCAACTAtctcttcttcagtttcttgaGAGTTTTCTTGTGCCTCTTCTCCTGGAATATTgagtttctctttctcttcttcatcaagaaTCTCAACAAATTTGTCATCTTCCAACTCTTCTTCCCAGCTCCATGGTTTCTTCTCGTCAAACTGACATCTTTGCTGATAATGATCTTCTTTGTTGATGGATCATAAAGGCAATAGGCC
Coding sequences within:
- the LOC104743020 gene encoding uridine kinase-like protein 3; this encodes MASNSAVDIIETSSKVHFSGFHRMDGLVSIISDQLAEEEEHGQPFVIGVAGGAASGKTTVCDMIMQQLHDQRAVVVNQDSFYHNVNEEELARVHDYNFDHPDAFDTEQLLSSMEKLRKGQAVDIPNYDFKSYKNNVFPPRRVNPSDVIILEGILIFHDPRVRDLMNMKIFVDADADVRLARRIKRDTVEKGRDIATVLDQYSKFVKPAFEDFILPTKKYADIIIPRGGDNHVAIDLIVQHIHTKLGQHDLCKIYPNLYVIQSTFQIRGMHTLIRDSKTTKHDFIFYSDRLIRLVVEHGLGHLPFTEKQVVTPTGSVYSGVDFCKRLCGVSVIRSGESMENALRACCKGIKIGKVLIHREGDNGQQLIYEKLPSDISERHVLLLDPILGTGNSAVQAIRLLISKGVPESNIIFLNLISAPQGVNVVCKKFPRIKIVTSEIDIGLNDEFRVVPGMGEFGDRYFGTDDE